DNA from Leptospira langatensis:
TCTTTTTGGATGTTTCCGAACTCATCAACGAAGGGGATTTGCGTCTGCGAAAAGGAGATACCAAGTCTGCCAAGGTCTCTTTCGATAAGGCAAAAGCAAAGGACAGCGAAGATCCGGGTGTGTATACCGCTTATGGTCGTTTGTATCAGATCGCAGGAGATTCTAAGCAATCCGAACAAAACTACTTGAAGGCGCTTACTTTGCAGAAAGGAAATCTTTCCGCTCTGCAGGGTTTGATCCGTCTTTATTCTGCACAGAAAAACCAATCCAAGGTAAATCAATACACGAAAGAGTTGGAAGCGGTTACAGGCAACGACCCGATTTCCGGGATCGTGATCGCGAGAACGTACGAGGATAAGAAAGAATTCGAAAAGGCAGAGAACGTATACAAAGGATTATTAAAGAAATATCCGGATAACGAATCCGTTCATTTCCGACTGGCCTATCTGTATTATAAAATTGCGCTAGAAGAGAACGAAAAGGCAAACTACGATTCGGCTACTTCCTGGTTGAGCAAGGCAGAAAAGTTGACCAAGGATCTGCCTGAGATCGCAGAGGCTAAACAAACCATCGAGCAAAACCGCAAATTTGCGGAAGTGATCCCTACGATCCAAAAGGCAAATCGTCTCTTTGATTCCAAGGCTTACGAAAAGGCTCTTCCGTTGTATCAGTCCGCATACGATAAGACCAAGAAGCTGACCTTATACATTAAGATGGCTGAATGTTATCTAGCGATGGGGCTGGAAGAAAAAGGGATCCATCTCTTGGAGACTTCTCCGGATGCATCTAAAAACCTTGCGGCTCAGGAAGCGATCAATGCATTCCTCTTGAGAAAAGGAGAGGTAGACAATGCGGAGAAGGGCTTTCAAAAGATCCTAGAGAAGAAGCCAGATTCCTACTATAGTCACTATCAGCTCGGGATCATTGCTCTTCAGAAAAAGAACTACGACTCCGCAATCGAATCTTTCGATCGTTCTTGGCTTTTAAACTCCGAGTTCACTGCGTCTCGGATCGGAAAAGGAATCGCATATTATAACCAAGGTAAGAGCAAGGAAGCCAAAGAAGAATTTGAAAGCGCCATGAAGGTGGATACGGAGAATGAACTTGCTCCGTACAATATTGGGATTGTTCTCTTTAACGACAATCTTTTAGATCAGTCCGTAAATATCTTCAAAGACATCATTAAGAAGAATCCTGACTTTCCGGATGCATATTTCCAACTTTCTTATATCTACTTTAAGAAAGGAGATCTGGAAGCTGCGGACGCTGAGATCGTAAAAGCGATCGATCTAGAGCGAAACGAGAAGTTCTTGCACGCGAGGATCCGTATCTTATCCGAACTCAGGCTCAAGAATCCAGGCAACGCCGAATACAAGCGTTTGTCTTTGGAATTAGGAAGAGAGCTTGCGGAGAAGTATCCGAATTCTCCGTATTCTAGCATTGCTGAAAAATTGGTCCTTTCCGATTCGGATACTCCGGTGATCGTGCAGCCGTTCCCGAACAGAGGATCCCTAGTCGGAGTTCCTGTGATCGTAAACGATCTTCTACTTATGAACTACGGATCTTCCATCGAAGCATTGGATAAGAATAGAGCGATCCGTCTTTGGAGGATCACAAGCGGTAAACCCTTCAGAAATGTGATCGCAGACCGAAGAGTGTATGCGTTTACCGATAAGACTCTCGAAGTAAGAGATCAAAATTCGGGAGCCATATTCAATACGATCGATCTCGCAGGCTCGTTTAAAAAGGCCTCCGTTGCGGGAGATCGTATCCTTGTAGAAACGGAATCCGCAGGCAAACGAACTCTTACAAGTTACTCGGATACTTTTGACGAAAGTAAATCCTTGGCCTTGGATTCCAAGACTTGGTCTTCTTCTAAAAAAGGTCAGGTATTCCTCCTAACGTCAGGTCAGAAAGAAGATAAGATCCTATATACGGATTCCAAGTTTACTAAGGATGCTGAACAAGCTTGGGCCGGTAAGGTAGATCCTAAATTACTGGGTGGTACCGACGAAGGAGTATTTTACAGGACCGATAAAGAGATCCTATACGTTTCGGCAAACGGAAAGGTGAGCAAGTCGGATCTAAAAGACAAGTCTGCATCCTTATTTAGCGTTCGCGGAAATTCTCTTTGGTTTACCGGAAGCGATAAGATCTATAGAGTAGATGCTGGTTCTTCTTCGGTAGCAGAATTGAAGATCGACGATAAGGCAGTAGAGGGTCTTCTTCCTGGCAAGAAGAAGGATATTATCGTATTATATAAAGATAATACTGCGGTGAGATACGGAGAAAAAGGAGAAGTCGTTTGGACCTACAAACTGGCCCAGGATAACGACAATGTTTACTCTTTACTCTATCACTGATCAGATCTTGATCCGATCCAAATAGTAGATGCGGGAGCCGGCCTCCCGCTTCTCTTTCTCAAAATAAGAAATAGGGAACCCTTCTCTACTTAAAGAAAACTCTCGGTCTTTTGCCGTCCATCTGGGATCCTCTCGGAAGAATCGAATTCCTCTGCGGGCATACGGGCCGTAGTCCGTTGCAAAATGGAATTTTCCCCCTTTGCGAAGAAGGATATGTACGGTATCGAGGAATCTAGGATTTAAAGTTCTGTGTTTATGATGTCTTTTCTTGGGCCATGGATCGGGGAAGTTCAAAAGGATCTCGTCGAAGGTCTCCTCTTTGAAGATTTCTTCTAAAAACCAATTAAAATTCACAGAAAGAAGTCTAACGTTCTCGATACCATTCCGGGAGAGATCTCGGAAGGTCTTGCGAATACGATCAGCCTTCTTTTCCATCAGGATGAATCCCGTGTTCGGGTGAGCCTTGGCAAGCTCTACCGCAACTTCTCCCCAACCGGAACCAAGCTC
Protein-coding regions in this window:
- the trmB gene encoding tRNA (guanine(46)-N(7))-methyltransferase TrmB; translated protein: MTSDFREKQWKIATRLPFASEYFLKIKSGSKLKKSDLFPKEFGTYYLELGSGWGEVAVELAKAHPNTGFILMEKKADRIRKTFRDLSRNGIENVRLLSVNFNWFLEEIFKEETFDEILLNFPDPWPKKRHHKHRTLNPRFLDTVHILLRKGGKFHFATDYGPYARRGIRFFREDPRWTAKDREFSLSREGFPISYFEKEKREAGSRIYYLDRIKI
- a CDS encoding tetratricopeptide repeat protein, with the translated sequence MNRKLIYLIPFLFLLLFGVNCASKDFRKSNAQDAILEKDLISRQKLKQASRLINEGNSAFQKEKFELALSKGKDAVNTYPTAEGYYLIGSSQYRLGKPEDAISSLKKGTELDPENEQILLTLGIIYTSQGANGDAIDVYSKLEKLPKVDGSSYTFKKAVLLKTVGKYEEAYSSLKSIPEDKFKFKAQLYMQLGDTAVQLKDYEAAETYFEKARNADPELASAKQSASATRVASLLEKGNAALKAKNYREAVQHFTSATQLDAKNPSPYVFLGNAKILSGDNDGAIKAFETSLKLKADYWEGYSGLASAYSKSGNQPKAISVLEKAIPFFPKNAAIYNQIGLNQKSLGENAKAMVSFTKARELDPNYKEPILNLVYLLASENRYKTARNELDKLKQDEGVKKVQVFLDVSELINEGDLRLRKGDTKSAKVSFDKAKAKDSEDPGVYTAYGRLYQIAGDSKQSEQNYLKALTLQKGNLSALQGLIRLYSAQKNQSKVNQYTKELEAVTGNDPISGIVIARTYEDKKEFEKAENVYKGLLKKYPDNESVHFRLAYLYYKIALEENEKANYDSATSWLSKAEKLTKDLPEIAEAKQTIEQNRKFAEVIPTIQKANRLFDSKAYEKALPLYQSAYDKTKKLTLYIKMAECYLAMGLEEKGIHLLETSPDASKNLAAQEAINAFLLRKGEVDNAEKGFQKILEKKPDSYYSHYQLGIIALQKKNYDSAIESFDRSWLLNSEFTASRIGKGIAYYNQGKSKEAKEEFESAMKVDTENELAPYNIGIVLFNDNLLDQSVNIFKDIIKKNPDFPDAYFQLSYIYFKKGDLEAADAEIVKAIDLERNEKFLHARIRILSELRLKNPGNAEYKRLSLELGRELAEKYPNSPYSSIAEKLVLSDSDTPVIVQPFPNRGSLVGVPVIVNDLLLMNYGSSIEALDKNRAIRLWRITSGKPFRNVIADRRVYAFTDKTLEVRDQNSGAIFNTIDLAGSFKKASVAGDRILVETESAGKRTLTSYSDTFDESKSLALDSKTWSSSKKGQVFLLTSGQKEDKILYTDSKFTKDAEQAWAGKVDPKLLGGTDEGVFYRTDKEILYVSANGKVSKSDLKDKSASLFSVRGNSLWFTGSDKIYRVDAGSSSVAELKIDDKAVEGLLPGKKKDIIVLYKDNTAVRYGEKGEVVWTYKLAQDNDNVYSLLYH